The Solanum pennellii chromosome 11, SPENNV200 genome contains a region encoding:
- the LOC114074735 gene encoding uncharacterized protein LOC114074735: protein MDYMSKWVEAIALPSNESRFVIKSLKKHIFTRFGTPGEVISDGGCLTRHTGTSLSHIVFGKACHPLAELKNQAYQAIKKLILDPELDDRKRLNLLNEIEQFRCHTYENAKLYKENTKRWHDKIIVARTFNPGEKLRSKRSSPFEVVRIMQLGAMELKGDTGPTFLVNGQRVKHYINVDSNHEALDLNDE, encoded by the exons ATGGATTATATGAGTAAATGGGTTGAGGCTATCGCTCTCCCCTCGAATGAATCAAGGTTTGTGATCAAGTCCCTCAAGAAACACATCTTCACTCGCTTTGGCACTCCTGGGGAAGTTATAAGTGATGGAG GATGTCTTACAAGACACACAGGGACTTCTCTATCTCACATAGTATTTGGAAAAGCCTGTCATCCTCTGGCGGAATTAAAAAACCAAGCTTATCAGGCAATTAAAAAGTTGATCTTGGACCCTGAGCTAGACGATAGAAAGAGACTGAATCTGTTGAATGAAATTGAACAGTTTCGATGTCACACATATGAGAATGCGAAGctatataaagaaaatacaaagaGGTGGCATGATAAGATCATAGTAGCTCGTACATTCAATCCAGGAGA AAAACTAAGGTCTAAAAGGAGTAGTCCCTTTGAAGTGGTAAGAATAATGCAACTTGGGGCTATGGAACTAAAAGGAGATACTGGTCCTACGTTTTTGGTGAATGGGCAAAGAGTGAAACACTATATTAATGTTGATTCGAATCATGAGGCTCTGGATCTAAATGATGAGTGA